A DNA window from Bradyrhizobium barranii subsp. barranii contains the following coding sequences:
- a CDS encoding recombinase family protein codes for MKSELVTPSHLARKAVVYIRQSTPHQVVSNQESLRLQYALRQRARELGWREAAIDVIDADLGLSGASIAQRNGFKELVGRVGLSEVGLILSIDVTRLARNCTDWYPLLDICGLRGCLIADRDGVYDPGTPNGRLLLGLKGSISELELHTIRSRLTAGLLAKAERGELAVMLPIGLMRDPSGVVVKDPDMAVQGRLGLVFQLFLQLRSVAKVMRALNERDLELPRRDRYGDLCWTRATLAAVAAILKNPAYAGAFVYGRTRFRPPKREGALPQKAPRPMEEWRIVVKDRYPAYIDWPIYEKIRSVIRDNRAEYMRIKTRGAPRNGELLLHGIAWCARCGHKMYVRYKGGGEYVCNHLRTQEGQPTCQHIRAAHIDAAVGDAFLTALAPAELDALSRSRRVQQQTNNALRSSAERELERKRYTAALAERQFNRADPDNRLVASELERRWEAALNDVRAAEEALARQTPPKAITQVAISKELNDKVISLTGRLPQIWGDETISDAHRKALLRCLIEKVVLDRGERDLALARIVWRGGAVTELEVKMSVNSVTRLTRGTEMRERLLTLARDGVPDDKIATILTREGHRSPRCADKVLPITVGRLRRAAAIKVTAQRSRWEHDDSYLSPPELARRLEIPVNWLYVQIRTKRLLIDRQPSGAYLFPNTPSVLHAIGDLRNHVIAQLDLRICQPNKEGHQHG; via the coding sequence ATGAAGTCCGAGCTGGTCACACCAAGCCACTTGGCGCGCAAAGCCGTAGTCTACATCCGGCAGTCGACGCCCCATCAGGTCGTAAGCAATCAGGAGAGCCTGCGCCTTCAATACGCGCTTCGCCAGCGCGCCCGCGAACTCGGATGGCGTGAGGCGGCCATCGACGTGATTGATGCCGATCTCGGGTTGAGCGGCGCGTCTATAGCACAGCGTAACGGCTTCAAGGAACTCGTTGGCCGTGTTGGCCTGAGTGAAGTGGGACTCATCCTGTCGATCGACGTGACCCGCTTGGCGCGTAATTGTACCGACTGGTATCCGCTCCTGGATATCTGTGGTCTACGTGGCTGCCTGATCGCCGACCGCGATGGTGTCTATGATCCGGGCACTCCCAACGGACGGTTGCTTCTCGGGCTGAAGGGTTCGATCTCCGAGCTTGAGCTACATACGATCCGCAGCCGGCTGACCGCCGGCCTGCTGGCCAAAGCCGAACGCGGCGAACTTGCGGTTATGCTGCCAATCGGGCTGATGCGGGACCCGAGCGGTGTGGTCGTTAAGGATCCCGACATGGCCGTGCAAGGGCGGCTCGGTCTCGTCTTCCAGTTATTCCTGCAGCTGCGCAGCGTTGCCAAGGTCATGCGAGCGTTGAACGAGCGTGACCTGGAACTGCCGCGTCGTGATCGATATGGCGATTTGTGCTGGACGCGCGCGACGCTGGCTGCCGTCGCGGCGATCTTGAAGAACCCCGCATACGCGGGCGCCTTTGTCTATGGACGAACCCGCTTCCGGCCGCCGAAGCGGGAGGGGGCCCTGCCACAAAAGGCTCCGCGGCCGATGGAGGAGTGGCGGATCGTCGTTAAAGATCGATATCCAGCCTATATCGACTGGCCAATTTATGAAAAAATCCGATCCGTCATCAGAGATAACCGAGCCGAATACATGCGCATCAAAACCCGCGGCGCGCCTCGCAATGGCGAGCTCCTGCTCCACGGCATTGCCTGGTGCGCACGATGTGGCCATAAGATGTACGTCCGCTACAAGGGCGGCGGCGAATATGTATGCAATCACCTGCGTACCCAGGAAGGTCAGCCAACCTGCCAACACATCCGCGCCGCCCATATCGATGCAGCCGTTGGCGACGCATTCCTAACCGCACTAGCGCCGGCCGAACTCGATGCCTTGTCGCGCTCCCGCCGGGTGCAGCAGCAGACGAACAATGCGCTACGCTCCAGTGCAGAACGAGAGCTCGAGCGCAAGCGATACACGGCGGCGCTCGCCGAACGGCAGTTCAACCGAGCTGATCCAGATAATCGGTTGGTCGCCTCGGAACTCGAGCGTCGATGGGAAGCGGCGCTAAACGACGTGCGCGCCGCCGAAGAGGCGCTTGCCCGACAGACGCCGCCCAAAGCCATCACACAAGTGGCCATAAGCAAGGAGCTCAACGACAAGGTCATCAGCCTCACCGGCCGCCTCCCGCAGATATGGGGTGACGAGACTATCTCGGATGCGCATCGCAAGGCGTTGTTGCGATGTCTCATCGAAAAGGTCGTTCTCGACCGCGGTGAGCGCGACTTGGCCCTGGCTAGGATCGTCTGGCGGGGAGGCGCCGTGACGGAGCTCGAAGTGAAGATGAGCGTCAACTCCGTCACCAGATTGACGCGAGGCACAGAGATGCGGGAACGCCTTCTGACGCTCGCTCGCGACGGCGTCCCAGACGACAAGATCGCCACAATCCTTACTCGGGAAGGTCACCGCTCTCCCCGTTGCGCCGATAAGGTGCTGCCTATCACCGTTGGGCGGCTCCGTCGTGCCGCCGCCATCAAGGTAACTGCCCAGCGCAGCCGATGGGAGCATGACGACTCATACCTCAGCCCGCCCGAACTGGCCCGAAGGCTCGAGATTCCAGTAAACTGGCTCTATGTTCAGATCCGAACCAAGCGTTTGCTAATTGATCGCCAGCCCAGCGGCGCCTATCTCTTCCCGAATACACCATCCGTTCTTCACGCCATCGGAGACCTTCGAAACCACGTCATCGCGCAACTTGATCTAAGAATCTGTCAGCCTAACAAGGAGGGGCATCAACATGGGTGA